A stretch of the Malus domestica chromosome 08, GDT2T_hap1 genome encodes the following:
- the LOC139198274 gene encoding uncharacterized protein, whose translation MARGGGGGRSGSRSGGFRSSRFRSRSSGTSLNSPSAPDEVVVRYSNGGPVRVVRPSEVEGAAFQSNLYSEYDKYGTPSGSLPCEGFEFCSCKKLLMLAIETTLFDGCNSHTGLSCRYFLERYCGVEVDIGALKKGSTCSGPVKK comes from the exons ATGGCTcgtggcggcggcggcggccgTTCTGGTTCCCGCTCCGGAG GATTCAGATCCTCCCGCTTCCGTTCCCGTTCCTCTGGCACAAGTTTAAATA GTCCTAGTGCCCCTGATGAGGTGGTGGTGAGATATTCGAACGGCGGCCCTGTTAGGGTTGTTCGTCCTTCAGAAGTTGAAGGAGCTGCGTTTCAGAGTAATTTATATTCCGAGTATGATAAATACGGGACTCCTTCCGGATCCTTGCCTTGTGAGGGATTTGAGTtttgtagctgcaaaaaattgCTTATGCTTGCGATTGAG ACAACCCTATTTGATGGGTGTAACAGTCACACCGGTTTGTCTTGCCGCTATTTCTTGGAACGTTATTGTGGTGTTGAGGTGGACATTGGTGCGTTAAAGAAAGGCTCGACTTGTAGTGGTCCGGTTAAAAAATGA
- the LOC103421177 gene encoding uncharacterized protein, with the protein MARGGGGRSGSRSGGFRSSRFRSRSCSSGTSLKSPSAPDEVVVRYSNGGPVRVVRPSEVEGAAFQSNLYSEYDKYGTPSGSLPCEGFEFCSCKKLLMSAIETTLFDGCNSPIGLSCRLLLELYCGVEVDIGALKKGSTCSGPVQK; encoded by the exons ATGGCTCGTGGCGGCGGCGGCCGTTCTGGTTCCCGCTCCGGAG GATTCAGATCCTCCCGCTTCCGTTCCCGTTCCTGTTCCTCTGGCACAAGTTTAAAGA GTCCTAGTGCCCCTGATGAGGTGGTGGTGAGATATTCGAACGGCGGCCCTGTTAGGGTTGTTCGTCCTTCAGAAGTTGAAGGAGCTGCGTTTCAGAGTAATTTATATTCCGAGTATGATAAATACGGGACTCCTTCCGGATCCTTGCCTTGTGAGGGATTTGAGTtttgtagctgcaaaaaattgCTTATGTCTGCGATTGAG ACAACCCTATTTGATGGGTGTAACAGTCCCATCGGTTTGTCTTGCCGCCTTCTCTTGGAACTTTATTGTGGTGTTGAGGTGGACATTGGTGCGTTAAAGAAAGGCTCGACTTGCAGTGGTCCGGTTCAAAAATGA
- the LOC139197979 gene encoding calcineurin-binding protein 1-like: protein MLFQFSIAAINHTESKGNWEPPTKEAQEFRLSQTYHEGLHNHKLQVKEYRKAAELLESVLEDPLIENAQVDGSVSDCHLLQLRFGFRHHPIICAILGLGVQFSNPHRRNQSLVEF, encoded by the exons ATGCTTTTTCAGTTCTCGATTGCAGCTATCAATCATACGGAGTCCAAAGGCAATTGGGAGCCTCCCACGAAAGAAGCTCAG GAATTCCGTCTTTCACAAACATATCATGAAGGGCTTCACAATCACAAGTTGCAAGTCAAAGAATACAGAAAGGCCGCTGAGCTGTTAGAATCCGTCCTAGAAGATCCTCTTATAGAGAACGCGCAG GTGGACGGCAGTGTCAGCGATTGCCATCTATTGCAACTCAGGTTTGGATTTCGGCACCACCCCATAATTTGTGCAATTCTCGGACTCGGTGTACAATTTTCTAATCCACATAGGAGGAATCAGTCTCTAGTagaattttag